The following are encoded in a window of Paramormyrops kingsleyae isolate MSU_618 chromosome 12, PKINGS_0.4, whole genome shotgun sequence genomic DNA:
- the hacd4 gene encoding very-long-chain (3R)-3-hydroxyacyl-CoA dehydratase 4 isoform X2 produces the protein MRCSIRLAYLFLYNLLQFCGHTWIFANLTARSLSFGGDALADTFYSVGVAMSLCQLLSVLELFHIADGIEKGALLPRFVQVTERIFLFVVIATQENIQSKPIVCALFYLWNILGLLRYPHGLLSLISTPSRNMLWAHHTLWIPVYPLSVLAEGVTVYEALRTHSSQMVHSVSAYVHFPYVLQGYLPLLAVGACFTEWRLLRERKQQLEGWSKRMKRK, from the exons atgaG GTGCAGCATCAGACTTGCCTATCTCTTCCTGTATAATCTACTTCAGTTTTGCGGTCACACATGGATTTTTGCCAACCTGACGGCTAGATCCTTATCTTTCGGCGGAG ACGCCCTGGCCGATACCTTCTACTCGGTCGGTGTGGCCATGAGCCTCTGTCAGCTGCTGTCGGTGCTGGAGCTCTTCCACATCGCGGACGGGATAGAGAAGGGAGCGCTCCTGCCTCGCTTCGTGCAA GTTACAGAGAGGATTTTCCTGTTTGTGGTGATTGCCACCCAAGAAAACATTCAGAGTAAACCCATAGTCTGTGCCTTGTTCTACCTGTGGAATATTCTCGGTTTACTACG ATATCCCCACGGGCTCCTGTCGCTCATTAGCACCCCTTCCAGGAACATGCTGTGGGCCCACCACACCCTCTGGATTCCAGTGTACCCCCTCTCGGTGCTGGCAGAAG GGGTGACTGTTTATGAAGCACTGAGAACACACTCGTCCCAAATGGTGCATTCGGTCTCTGCCTACGTCCATTTCCCCTACGTCCTCCAAGGCTACCTGCCCCTGCTTGCTGTCG GGGCCTGTTTTACAGAGTGGCGGCTGCTGAGGGAGCGAAAACAGCAGCTGGAAGGTTGGAGTAAAAGAATGAAAAGGAAGTGA
- the hacd4 gene encoding very-long-chain (3R)-3-hydroxyacyl-CoA dehydratase 4 isoform X1, translating into MRCSIRLAYLFLYNLLQFCGHTWIFANLTARSLSFGGDALADTFYSVGVAMSLCQLLSVLELFHIADGIEKGALLPRFVQVTERIFLFVVIATQENIQSKPIVCALFYLWNILGLLRYPHGLLSLISTPSRNMLWAHHTLWIPVYPLSVLAEGVTVYEALRTHSSQMVHSVSAYVHFPYVLQGYLPLLAVGKYRPGRLFSASPQQQHIHNKHTIPVAHLLWSYQVQPAGGVMVKDTAA; encoded by the exons atgaG GTGCAGCATCAGACTTGCCTATCTCTTCCTGTATAATCTACTTCAGTTTTGCGGTCACACATGGATTTTTGCCAACCTGACGGCTAGATCCTTATCTTTCGGCGGAG ACGCCCTGGCCGATACCTTCTACTCGGTCGGTGTGGCCATGAGCCTCTGTCAGCTGCTGTCGGTGCTGGAGCTCTTCCACATCGCGGACGGGATAGAGAAGGGAGCGCTCCTGCCTCGCTTCGTGCAA GTTACAGAGAGGATTTTCCTGTTTGTGGTGATTGCCACCCAAGAAAACATTCAGAGTAAACCCATAGTCTGTGCCTTGTTCTACCTGTGGAATATTCTCGGTTTACTACG ATATCCCCACGGGCTCCTGTCGCTCATTAGCACCCCTTCCAGGAACATGCTGTGGGCCCACCACACCCTCTGGATTCCAGTGTACCCCCTCTCGGTGCTGGCAGAAG GGGTGACTGTTTATGAAGCACTGAGAACACACTCGTCCCAAATGGTGCATTCGGTCTCTGCCTACGTCCATTTCCCCTACGTCCTCCAAGGCTACCTGCCCCTGCTTGCTGTCGGCAAGTACCGTCCAGGGCGCCTCTTCTCAGCGTCTCCACAGCAACAGCACATTCACAACAAACACACCATTCCTGTGGCTCACTTGCTTTGGTCATATCAAGTAcaaccagcaggtggcgtaaTGGTTAAGGATACAGCCGCATAA